A window of Methanomicrobiales archaeon contains these coding sequences:
- a CDS encoding BON domain-containing protein produces the protein METTDSTASPLQTDETAKRSIEQRIAADPDLLDSEIRVSVREGVAWLDGLVDALWKRKRAGEIAGGVAGIADVQNYVTVLPVEAITDQAIRTDVVVAIERSPDVDIGDVDVEVNDRVVTLSGTVPTATAYRAALDAAIHARGVIEVVDNLSVRHP, from the coding sequence ATGGAAACGACGGACAGCACGGCATCTCCCCTTCAGACCGACGAAACGGCAAAACGGTCCATCGAGCAGCGGATCGCCGCCGATCCGGACCTGCTGGACTCGGAGATCCGCGTCTCCGTGCGCGAGGGCGTCGCATGGCTGGACGGGCTCGTCGATGCGCTCTGGAAGCGGAAGCGCGCCGGGGAGATCGCCGGAGGCGTCGCGGGGATCGCAGATGTCCAGAACTACGTCACGGTGCTCCCCGTCGAGGCGATCACCGATCAGGCGATCCGCACCGACGTGGTGGTCGCCATCGAGCGGAGCCCCGACGTGGACATCGGGGACGTGGACGTGGAGGTGAACGACCGCGTGGTGACGCTCTCCGGGACGGTGCCGACGGCAACCGCGTACCGGGCCGCCCTGGACGCGGCGATACATGCCCGGGGCGTGATCGAGGTCGTGGACAATCTGTCCGTGCGCCATCCCTGA
- the infB gene encoding translation initiation factor IF-2, with product MAEKAEKAKIRTPIVAVLGHVDHGKTTLLDKIRGSSVVSTEAGAITQHIGATVVPLDTIQKMSGGFASAAINVPGLLFIDTPGHHAFTTLRARGGALADLAILVVDINEGFQPQTIEALQILRSYKTPFVVAATKIDRVHGWRVHPDEPFQKTFAQQGERSRSVFENRLYEVVGRLAELGFNSDRYDRVRDFQRTIAIVPVSGVTGEGIPDLLMVLVGLAQRFLAQDLRYSAGGPGAGTVLEVKEERGLGTTLDVILYDGTISVGDEIVMASRDGIVTTRVRSLLMPSPLKEIRVEDRFNRVKSVTAAAGIKVSAPNLEGVIAGSPLRVAGKDRDGAIETVRREMEEVKIPLSEEGITIKADTIGALEALSKELQDRQIGVMKAEVGPVSRHDVVEVGTLKDPFHSVILSFNAPILPDAAVLLKEAGYAHVRVFEGGIIYRLIDDYIQWRDEKKREIEARKFEQIVLPAKITLLPHCVFRTNNPAVVGVRVLGGRLATNITLIDQKGRAVGHLKSMQLRGESIHEADAGQEVAISIEGPTVGRQINVNDILYADIPERHAKVLEHEMMSNLNPSMQDVLEEFLRLKRRADPFWGK from the coding sequence ATGGCGGAGAAGGCGGAAAAGGCAAAGATCCGGACACCCATCGTGGCCGTCCTCGGCCACGTGGATCACGGGAAGACGACGCTCCTGGACAAGATCCGGGGATCCTCCGTGGTCTCCACCGAGGCCGGGGCGATCACCCAGCACATCGGGGCCACCGTGGTGCCGCTGGACACCATCCAGAAGATGAGCGGCGGTTTTGCGTCCGCCGCCATCAACGTGCCCGGGCTCCTCTTCATCGACACCCCGGGCCACCACGCGTTCACCACGCTCCGCGCCCGCGGCGGAGCCCTGGCCGACCTGGCGATCCTGGTGGTGGACATCAACGAGGGCTTCCAGCCGCAGACGATCGAGGCCCTCCAGATCCTCCGCAGCTACAAGACGCCCTTTGTGGTCGCCGCCACCAAGATCGACCGTGTGCACGGCTGGAGGGTCCACCCGGACGAACCGTTCCAGAAGACCTTTGCACAGCAGGGGGAGCGGTCGCGGAGCGTCTTCGAGAACAGGCTCTACGAGGTGGTGGGGAGACTCGCCGAGCTCGGGTTCAATTCCGACCGCTACGACCGCGTGCGGGACTTCCAGCGGACCATCGCCATCGTGCCGGTGAGCGGCGTCACCGGAGAGGGAATCCCGGATCTCCTGATGGTGCTCGTGGGGCTGGCGCAGCGGTTCCTTGCGCAGGATCTCCGCTACAGCGCCGGGGGGCCCGGTGCCGGCACCGTGCTCGAGGTGAAGGAGGAGCGGGGGCTCGGGACCACGCTGGACGTGATCCTGTACGACGGCACCATATCGGTCGGGGACGAGATCGTGATGGCCTCGCGGGACGGGATCGTCACAACCAGGGTCCGGTCCCTCCTGATGCCCTCTCCCCTGAAGGAGATCCGGGTGGAGGACCGCTTCAACCGCGTGAAATCGGTCACCGCCGCCGCGGGCATCAAGGTATCCGCCCCGAACCTGGAAGGAGTGATCGCGGGTTCGCCGCTGCGGGTGGCGGGAAAGGATCGCGACGGCGCGATCGAGACGGTCCGGCGGGAGATGGAGGAGGTCAAAATCCCGCTCTCCGAAGAGGGGATCACGATCAAGGCCGATACCATCGGCGCCCTCGAAGCCCTCTCCAAGGAGCTGCAGGACCGCCAGATCGGGGTGATGAAGGCGGAGGTCGGGCCGGTGAGCCGCCACGACGTGGTCGAGGTCGGCACCCTCAAGGACCCGTTCCACTCCGTGATCCTGAGCTTCAACGCGCCGATCCTCCCCGATGCGGCCGTTCTCCTGAAAGAGGCGGGATACGCACACGTGCGGGTGTTCGAAGGCGGGATCATCTACCGCCTGATCGACGACTACATCCAGTGGCGGGACGAGAAGAAGCGGGAGATCGAAGCCAGGAAGTTCGAGCAGATCGTCCTGCCCGCGAAGATCACGCTCCTCCCCCACTGCGTCTTCCGCACCAACAACCCCGCCGTGGTCGGCGTGCGGGTGCTGGGCGGCCGGCTCGCCACGAACATCACCCTGATCGACCAGAAGGGGAGAGCGGTCGGCCACCTGAAGAGCATGCAGCTGCGGGGCGAGTCCATCCACGAGGCGGATGCCGGCCAGGAGGTGGCCATCTCCATCGAGGGGCCCACCGTCGGGCGGCAGATCAACGTGAACGACATCCTCTATGCCGATATCCCCGAACGGCATGCCAAGGTGCTCGAGCACGAGATGATGTCCAACCTGAACCCGAGCATGCAGGACGTCCTGGAGGAGTTCCTGCGCCTGAAGAGGAGAGCCGATCCGTTCTGGGGGAAGTAA
- a CDS encoding 30S ribosomal protein S6e, with protein sequence MAEFKIVVSDPRTGRAYNLNVSGGQAGIFIGRRIGDEIDMTPLGMPGYSLKITGGTDRIGTPARRDLPGMARRRVLLAGGVGYHPQNEGVRRRKTVRGNEINADFVQINARIEKFGEKALDTYFGKAEEAKEGTAA encoded by the coding sequence ATGGCAGAGTTCAAGATCGTTGTATCCGATCCCAGGACGGGGCGGGCGTATAACCTCAACGTGAGCGGAGGACAGGCAGGCATCTTCATCGGCCGCAGGATCGGGGACGAGATCGACATGACCCCTCTCGGGATGCCGGGGTACAGCCTGAAGATCACGGGCGGGACGGACCGCATCGGGACGCCGGCCCGCAGGGATCTGCCGGGGATGGCCCGCAGGAGAGTGCTTCTCGCCGGCGGGGTCGGATACCACCCGCAGAACGAGGGCGTGCGGAGAAGGAAGACCGTCCGGGGGAACGAGATCAACGCGGACTTCGTCCAGATCAACGCCCGGATCGAGAAGTTCGGGGAGAAGGCGCTCGACACCTACTTCGGGAAGGCGGAAGAGGCAAAAGAAGGCACGGCCGCCTGA
- a CDS encoding DUF2240 family protein encodes MSLIATVAAPFKHTRKDRLQKAEFIFYIAIEKKWMNRDQADRLIERAKAAGLIDYSGGVLRPLFDPSEVVIPLGFKPTSAVLEEDEPVQELILRIASAAGRSPTDVAAEMNRVVETDFDGKLRAESAVVLLAKKYGVPFADILERLTEAVVKEKSG; translated from the coding sequence GTGAGCCTTATCGCGACGGTGGCGGCCCCGTTCAAGCACACCCGGAAGGACAGGCTGCAGAAGGCGGAGTTCATCTTTTACATCGCCATCGAGAAGAAGTGGATGAACCGCGATCAGGCAGACCGGCTCATCGAGAGGGCGAAGGCGGCCGGCCTGATCGACTACAGCGGGGGCGTGCTCCGCCCGCTGTTCGATCCGTCCGAAGTGGTCATTCCGCTGGGATTCAAGCCCACGTCCGCCGTTCTGGAAGAGGACGAGCCCGTCCAGGAGCTGATCCTGCGGATCGCATCGGCCGCGGGCCGCTCGCCGACGGACGTGGCCGCGGAGATGAACCGGGTCGTGGAGACCGATTTCGACGGCAAACTGCGGGCGGAATCCGCGGTGGTGCTGCTCGCCAAGAAGTACGGGGTTCCGTTTGCGGATATCCTGGAGCGGCTGACGGAAGCGGTCGTCAAAGAAAAGAGCGGATAG
- a CDS encoding 30S ribosomal protein S8e: MLWQGRSIRKATGGRYRPLRAKRRFEIGRASAETVIGERRVRVIRSQGGNHKVRALRAEYASVSNPSTGETKRARIETVVENRANPNFVRRNTLTKGAIIRTELGNARIVSRPSQDGVVNAILLP; this comes from the coding sequence ATGCTCTGGCAAGGCAGATCGATACGGAAAGCGACGGGGGGGAGGTACAGACCTCTCCGGGCAAAGAGGAGATTCGAGATCGGAAGGGCATCCGCCGAGACGGTCATCGGCGAGAGGAGGGTGAGGGTGATCCGTTCCCAGGGGGGCAACCACAAGGTGCGTGCCCTGCGGGCGGAGTACGCCAGCGTGTCCAACCCCTCCACCGGCGAGACGAAGAGGGCCAGGATCGAGACCGTGGTGGAGAACCGAGCCAATCCCAACTTCGTGCGGAGGAACACCCTCACCAAGGGGGCCATCATCAGGACCGAGCTCGGGAATGCACGCATCGTCAGCCGCCCCAGCCAGGACGGGGTCGTGAACGCGATCCTGCTCCCATAA
- a CDS encoding SagB/ThcOx family dehydrogenase, with amino-acid sequence MNRNTLVTVAAALAAVGIAVGILLALQPDAGPPSPAALRTGVLALPDPVRDSGTSVEEALYRRRSVRSYREEPLTLGEVAQLLWAAQGVTDPALGRRTAPSAGALYPLETYLVAGDVQGLPDGIYRYRPQEHALEMVADGDRREELYRASVSQEAVRDAPAAIVLSGVYDRTTVKYGERGIRYVHMEAGHAAENVYLQAESLGIGTVTIGAFFDGEVVRLLRMEEGENPLYVMPIGRR; translated from the coding sequence ATGAACAGGAATACCCTCGTAACCGTTGCGGCGGCACTTGCCGCTGTCGGGATTGCGGTCGGGATTCTCCTCGCCCTGCAGCCCGATGCGGGACCTCCGTCCCCGGCTGCACTCCGGACCGGCGTCCTCGCCCTTCCCGATCCGGTGCGCGATAGCGGAACATCCGTGGAGGAGGCGCTGTACCGGAGGCGATCCGTGCGGTCGTACCGGGAGGAACCGCTGACCCTCGGAGAGGTGGCCCAGCTCCTCTGGGCGGCGCAGGGAGTCACGGATCCGGCGCTCGGGCGCCGCACCGCCCCGTCGGCAGGAGCTCTCTACCCCCTGGAGACGTACCTGGTGGCGGGAGATGTGCAGGGTCTGCCCGACGGTATCTACCGCTACCGCCCGCAGGAGCACGCCCTGGAGATGGTGGCGGACGGCGATCGGAGGGAGGAGCTCTACCGGGCGTCGGTCAGTCAGGAGGCGGTGCGGGATGCCCCCGCAGCGATCGTCCTCTCCGGTGTCTACGATCGGACGACGGTCAAGTACGGCGAGCGGGGCATCCGGTACGTGCATATGGAGGCGGGGCATGCGGCGGAGAACGTCTACCTCCAGGCCGAATCGCTCGGTATCGGGACCGTGACGATCGGTGCGTTCTTTGACGGGGAGGTCGTGCGCCTGCTGCGGATGGAAGAGGGCGAGAATCCGCTGTACGTCATGCCCATCGGGCGGCGGTAG
- the hypB gene encoding hydrogenase nickel incorporation protein HypB yields the protein MHHVDVRIEKDIYEVNNRIARANADLLKSHGVRAFDLLGAIGSGKTALIERLFPLLRARGLRAGAIAGDVYGDDDFQRLRSLGIPAVNANTGRECHLDAHIVEHALADLPLPEIDILFIENVGNMICPTDFKLGAEKRIVVVSSTEGDDVVNKHPMMFRDCAIGVINKIDLAPLVGASLDRMEGDMRRYNPAIQVFRTNLKSGEGVIPLMDAILS from the coding sequence ATGCACCACGTCGATGTGCGGATCGAGAAGGATATCTACGAGGTCAATAACCGGATCGCCCGGGCGAACGCCGATCTGTTAAAGAGCCACGGCGTGCGGGCGTTCGATCTGCTGGGGGCGATCGGCTCCGGGAAGACCGCGCTCATCGAGAGGCTCTTTCCCCTGCTCCGGGCCCGGGGGCTTCGGGCGGGTGCGATTGCCGGCGACGTCTACGGCGACGACGATTTTCAGCGGCTGCGATCGCTCGGCATCCCGGCCGTGAATGCGAACACCGGCAGGGAGTGCCACCTGGATGCGCATATCGTGGAGCATGCCCTCGCGGATCTGCCGCTGCCGGAGATCGACATCCTCTTCATCGAGAACGTGGGCAACATGATCTGCCCCACCGACTTCAAGCTGGGTGCGGAGAAGCGGATCGTGGTGGTCAGTTCGACGGAGGGGGACGATGTGGTGAACAAACATCCGATGATGTTCCGGGACTGCGCCATCGGGGTGATCAACAAGATCGATCTGGCCCCCCTGGTGGGCGCCAGCCTCGATCGGATGGAGGGGGATATGCGCCGCTACAATCCGGCGATCCAGGTCTTCCGCACCAACCTGAAGAGCGGGGAGGGCGTCATCCCCCTGATGGACGCCATCCTGTCGTAG
- a CDS encoding signal recognition particle subunit SRP19/SEC65 family protein: protein MKEDMRGERILYPCYFDSALARSEGRRVPRSLGVKSPTLVDLEKAAKKCRLQYRIEQKPHPAHWTRREGRLVVVWSEGKEALIRRIARCIEGKR from the coding sequence ATGAAGGAGGATATGCGCGGGGAGCGCATCCTGTATCCCTGCTACTTCGACAGTGCGCTCGCGCGCTCGGAGGGGAGGCGGGTGCCCCGCTCCCTGGGCGTGAAGAGTCCGACGCTCGTGGATCTCGAGAAGGCTGCGAAGAAGTGCCGCCTGCAGTACCGGATCGAGCAGAAACCGCACCCCGCCCACTGGACCCGCCGCGAAGGGCGGCTGGTCGTCGTCTGGAGCGAGGGGAAGGAGGCGCTGATCCGGAGAATCGCCCGCTGCATCGAGGGGAAGCGATGA
- a CDS encoding histidinol phosphate phosphatase domain-containing protein produces the protein MSGQYDLHTHTTLSDGEMLPIELVRRASVLGHTTLAITDHVDTSNLSAVIRALSEVRELAAGCGVRLLTGVEITHVPPPFIPVLARRARAEGADLVVVHGETLVEPVAPGTNRAACSTPYVDILAHPGLITADDALLAAEHRVALEITSRGGHNRANGHVVRMAREAGCTLVVNSDTHAPSDLLDERARKGVAMGAGMTDSEVRSALSLNIDRLLETRD, from the coding sequence ATGAGCGGCCAGTACGACCTCCATACGCACACCACCCTCTCCGACGGCGAGATGCTCCCGATCGAGCTCGTCCGCCGCGCCTCCGTCCTCGGCCACACGACCCTCGCCATCACCGACCACGTGGACACCTCCAACCTCTCCGCGGTGATCCGGGCGCTGTCCGAGGTGCGTGAGCTCGCGGCCGGATGCGGGGTGCGGCTCCTGACCGGTGTGGAGATCACCCACGTCCCGCCGCCCTTCATCCCGGTCCTGGCGCGGCGCGCCAGAGCCGAGGGTGCCGACCTGGTGGTGGTGCACGGGGAGACCCTGGTGGAGCCCGTGGCCCCGGGAACCAACCGTGCGGCGTGCAGCACGCCGTACGTCGACATTCTGGCGCACCCCGGGCTGATCACGGCGGACGACGCGCTCCTCGCCGCCGAACACCGCGTCGCCCTGGAGATCACGTCCCGCGGGGGGCATAACCGCGCCAACGGACACGTGGTCCGCATGGCCCGCGAGGCGGGCTGCACGCTCGTGGTGAACTCCGATACGCATGCCCCCTCGGATCTCCTGGACGAGCGCGCGCGAAAGGGGGTGGCGATGGGTGCCGGGATGACGGATTCGGAGGTGCGCAGCGCGCTATCTTTAAATATCGATAGGCTCCTCGAAACGCGAGACTAA
- a CDS encoding transcription initiation factor IIB, protein MQEMEKVKILQSEREALRKRQKQAKEVERKSEEFGETVCPECGSRQLVQDYERAELVCQNCGLVIDQDFIDRGPEWRAFDHDQRIKRSRVGAPMTFTIHDKGLSTMIDWRNRDSYGRAISSKNRAQLYRLRKWQRRIRVSNATERNLAFALSELDRMASALGLPRNVRETAAVIYRDAVDKNLIRGRSIEGVAAAALYAACRQCSVPRTLDEIAEVSRVSRKEIGRTYRFISRELGLKLLPTSPIDYVPRFCSGLGLKGEVQSRAVEILRQAGERELTSGRGPTGVAAAAIYISSILGGERRTQREVAEVAGVTEVTIRNRYKELAEKLDIEIIL, encoded by the coding sequence ATGCAAGAAATGGAGAAAGTCAAGATCCTGCAGAGCGAGCGGGAAGCCCTCCGCAAACGCCAGAAGCAGGCAAAAGAGGTTGAGAGAAAGAGCGAGGAGTTCGGCGAGACCGTATGCCCCGAGTGCGGCAGTCGCCAGCTCGTGCAGGACTACGAACGCGCGGAGCTCGTCTGCCAGAACTGCGGTCTCGTGATCGATCAGGACTTCATCGACCGCGGTCCCGAGTGGCGCGCCTTCGATCACGACCAGAGGATCAAGCGATCCCGTGTCGGTGCGCCGATGACCTTCACCATCCACGACAAGGGTCTCTCCACCATGATCGACTGGCGGAACCGGGACTCCTACGGACGGGCGATCAGCAGCAAGAACCGTGCGCAGCTCTACCGCCTGCGGAAGTGGCAGCGGCGGATCCGGGTCTCCAACGCAACGGAGCGGAACCTGGCGTTCGCCCTCTCCGAACTGGACCGGATGGCATCCGCCCTCGGTCTGCCCCGGAACGTCCGCGAGACCGCTGCCGTCATCTACCGGGATGCGGTGGACAAGAACCTGATCCGCGGAAGGAGCATCGAGGGCGTGGCGGCAGCCGCCCTGTACGCCGCCTGCCGGCAGTGCAGCGTGCCCCGCACCCTGGACGAGATCGCCGAGGTCTCGCGGGTGTCGAGAAAGGAGATCGGCCGCACCTACCGCTTCATCTCCCGCGAGCTGGGGCTGAAGCTCCTGCCGACGTCCCCGATCGACTACGTGCCGCGCTTCTGCTCCGGGCTCGGGCTGAAGGGGGAGGTGCAGAGCCGGGCCGTGGAGATCCTGCGCCAGGCCGGCGAGCGCGAGCTGACCAGCGGGCGCGGGCCGACCGGCGTCGCCGCCGCGGCGATCTACATCTCCTCCATCCTGGGCGGGGAGCGGCGCACCCAGCGCGAGGTCGCCGAGGTCGCCGGCGTGACCGAGGTCACGATCCGGAACCGCTACAAGGAGCTCGCAGAGAAGCTCGACATCGAGATCATTCTCTGA
- a CDS encoding class I SAM-dependent methyltransferase, translating to MGRFRSLVNPPVRLLGRFIQKGDTVLDLGCGPGYFSLPIARLVGAGGMVIAADVQEEMLEHLRRAAEEEGLLSRMRLHRTRSDSLDLEMPPIVSFTLAFHVLHETGDIERMLSEIFRITRPGGLLLIAEPYFPVGANEFDETVSAAMRAGFTGLESPPILFSRAALLRK from the coding sequence ATGGGCCGATTCCGAAGCCTTGTCAACCCTCCGGTGCGCCTGCTCGGTCGTTTCATCCAGAAGGGCGACACCGTTCTGGATCTGGGCTGTGGCCCCGGATATTTCTCCCTCCCGATAGCCCGGTTGGTCGGGGCGGGCGGAATGGTCATCGCTGCCGATGTGCAGGAGGAGATGCTGGAACACCTTCGTAGAGCCGCAGAAGAGGAGGGGCTTTTGTCCCGCATGCGGTTGCACAGGACCAGGAGCGATTCCCTGGATCTGGAGATGCCGCCCATCGTCTCATTCACCCTGGCTTTCCACGTCCTGCACGAGACCGGCGATATCGAGAGGATGCTTTCAGAAATCTTTCGTATCACGCGTCCCGGCGGTCTTCTTCTCATCGCGGAGCCATATTTCCCTGTAGGCGCCAACGAGTTCGACGAGACGGTCAGTGCCGCGATGCGCGCGGGTTTCACGGGCCTTGAATCCCCGCCCATTCTGTTCAGCAGGGCTGCACTCCTGCGAAAATGA